The Chloroherpetonaceae bacterium DNA segment ACTAGTTGAATCTCAAGCATAGATGAAATGCAAGTTGAATATTTTACCAAGGGGATATCGAGGGGAGAAAAAGTAAAACGCAATCACATAAGAAAAGTTACCGATTGAACTACAATCAATTTAGCTTTGGTCAATTGAACTATCGTCAATCGATCTAAGCAATGACAACATCAAGGGTAAGGCTCAATAAAAAAGGGACGCAATTGCGTCCCTATCAAATCGAAAATAGGCTGACTAGCCTTGTACCGCTTTTAATATTGTGAGAGTTTTAATGCTGCTTGGAAAACCTTTTCTGCATTGGGCAAAGTAAATTCTTCCAAAAACTTTGAAAACCCGACCGGCGTATCGGTTGAGCCGATGCGCATAATCGGAGCATCCAAGTGTTCGAAGCAATTTTCAGCAATGAGTGCAGCAATTTCTCCTCCAAACCCACCAAAGACTTTATCTTCATGTACAATGAGCACTTTGTTGGTTTTCTTCACTGTTGCAATAATGGCATCGGTATCAAGCGGTCGAATTGAGCGAAGGTCGAGCACTTCGGCAGAAATTTGATATTCATTCTGCAAGCGTTCAGCCGCAAGCAATGAATGATGCACGGTTGTGCCATAGCTGATAATGGAAAGATCAGATCCGTAGCGGCGCGTGCGTGCCTTTCCAAAAGGAATTAATACTTTATCCTTTAACCGTTTGGTTTTTGACCACGGGTTGTTATAAAGAAACTTCGGTTCTAAAATTACCGTGAAGCCTTTTGCTCTGAATGCGGAGCGCATCAACCCTTGAATATCATCACCAAAGGCCGGAATTACGATTCGCATGCCGGGGAAGGTGGCAAATGCACCTTCCACATTTTGTGAGTGATAAAGTCCGCCGCCGATATAGCCCCCTGAAGCAACACGCATGACAATATTCGGAGCAAATTGACCTTTCGTACGCCAGTATTCGTGTGTACACTCCACCACTTGTTCCATCGCCGGCCAAATGTAGTCTGCAAATTCAGCGCCTTCAATCAACACCCAAATATCTTCGCGGTAGCGTGAAAAACCATTGGCGGTGCCAACAATAAAATCTTCGGCAATTGGTGCATTGAACACACGTCGCTCGCCAAATTCTTGGAGCATGCCTTTATCGACATTAAAGATGCCGCCTTTCTCTTTTGAAGCCACATCTTGTCCCCAAAGGAACGTGTTCGGGTTTCGGCGGAATTCCTCTTTTTGTGTCAGGTTCAATCCTTGAAGCAAGGTGATGACTTCATCGGTATAAAGATCGGAAGGGTTTTCGGGCGAATCAAGCGCGTGCAAGTCGCCGTCAACCGGGTGGAACTCGGGAATGATAAAATTCATCGCTGACTCGGGCTTGGGCGTGGGTGATTTTTCACCGCGTTCACACGCATCGGCAATCACCGCATCGGCTTCCTTTTCGATCTCATGCATTTCAGCTTCGGTAAGAATCTGGTGCTCGAGCAAGTAGTGGCGAAATTTCACGAGAGGGTCTCGCTGTTTGATTTCATCCAGTTCTTCTTGCGAACGGTAAAGCAAGTGATTATCTGAATTGGAGTGTGACCCGATTCGTTCGCAATCGGCTTCAACGAGAACAGGGCCTTTACCTGCAAGCACATGTTGAACGGCGTCTTGCATTGCTCGCCAAGAGTCAAAAACATCGGTACCATCGCAGAAGATGATTCTTAGGTTCGGGAAACCGCTATACACCTGTGCGATCGGCGTAACTGAAAACTGATCTTTCACCGGAACACTGATTCCAAAACGGTTATTTTGAATGACAAAAATGGCCGGAAGTTTTTCGCGGTCAAGCCCGTTCAAGGCTTCATAAAAATACCCTTCAGAGCAAGAGGATTCGCCGGCAGAGTAAAATGCAATTTCATCACCCTCATATTTTTTTATTGCTCGTGCCACACCGGCAGCGTGTTGCGAGTGATTACCTGTAAGCGACGATACGTTTTGAACACGCATTGAAGGCTTAGCAAAGTGATTCGACATGTGGCGGCCACCACCGGCAACATCGGCATCGCGCGAAAGACCGTTAAGAATAATTTCTTCGGGCGTGAGACCGGCTGCAAGCGACGTCATCATATCGCGGTAATAAGGGAACAGAAAATCTTTATTCGGGCGAAACGAAAGCCCAAGCGCCATTTGAATGGCATCGTGGCCTTGATATGGGGCGTGATACGACCAGCCCATCCCTTTTTTCAAATACCCCGCCGCTTTGATATCCAATTGACGACCGGTGTAAAGGAGGCTATACCACTTTTTGAGCGTATAAGTCTCAAGGTTCATTTCAAGGTGCTTGGCCGTTTCAACGGCGGCTTCAGAGAGCGCGGCTTGTGCTGGCATTGTAACTTCAGTTAAGTGTTTTTGAATCGAAGCATGAACATTTGAAGAGGGTTGAGACGTGCGTAAATGTGATGAAGACTTGTTGCTGACGGAAGTCACCTTTGAGGACTTCGATTTAGCTGGAGCTTTTTTTACTTCTGATTTCTTCACGCTGAATACTAAAATTGAGGCAGGAGCTAACCTGCTAAAATTGGTGAGGCGGCTCTCTCTAACCGCACCCAAAAATCGGTGAAAAAGTTCTGCTAAATGTAAATCAATGCAAGCGTTTTCGAATGAATTTCAAAAATATGATTTTTTTAAGCGCTTGCCAAGAAGTGAAAACAAAAGGCGAAAAGTAAATGGGAGAATAAAATTGCTGCCGTAATCATTTATTGACCAATATGAAGTTTCAATCGCTCGACAACGTCAAAAACGATTGGGCAGAGCGTGTAGTTTTCGAGCACTTGTCGAAACCGATATTTGAAATGCGGCTTATCAAGGTGTGGGAAATCGGCGCACGAGAGCGGCCGCTCTTGATAAACGCTGCAAAGATTTCCTTTGAGCATTGGGCACGGCTTAGGTTTGAGATAATAGATGAATTCTTGATTTCCGGCTTCGTCTAAAAATGGAATCGAATCGGTGTGGTTTTCAATAAATTGCGCGAGCGTCATTCCCTTTGCATTAGCTAAAGGAGTTAGTTCGGATACTAAAACT contains these protein-coding regions:
- a CDS encoding YkgJ family cysteine cluster protein, encoding MISPTDLPILAKEKRVENEAFGRLLRQFPSSLIDPLVQQLYLIVSAEIDCTACANCCKIPRPAVLVSELTPLANAKGMTLAQFIENHTDSIPFLDEAGNQEFIYYLKPKPCPMLKGNLCSVYQERPLSCADFPHLDKPHFKYRFRQVLENYTLCPIVFDVVERLKLHIGQ
- a CDS encoding thiamine pyrophosphate-dependent enzyme; the encoded protein is MPAQAALSEAAVETAKHLEMNLETYTLKKWYSLLYTGRQLDIKAAGYLKKGMGWSYHAPYQGHDAIQMALGLSFRPNKDFLFPYYRDMMTSLAAGLTPEEIILNGLSRDADVAGGGRHMSNHFAKPSMRVQNVSSLTGNHSQHAAGVARAIKKYEGDEIAFYSAGESSCSEGYFYEALNGLDREKLPAIFVIQNNRFGISVPVKDQFSVTPIAQVYSGFPNLRIIFCDGTDVFDSWRAMQDAVQHVLAGKGPVLVEADCERIGSHSNSDNHLLYRSQEELDEIKQRDPLVKFRHYLLEHQILTEAEMHEIEKEADAVIADACERGEKSPTPKPESAMNFIIPEFHPVDGDLHALDSPENPSDLYTDEVITLLQGLNLTQKEEFRRNPNTFLWGQDVASKEKGGIFNVDKGMLQEFGERRVFNAPIAEDFIVGTANGFSRYREDIWVLIEGAEFADYIWPAMEQVVECTHEYWRTKGQFAPNIVMRVASGGYIGGGLYHSQNVEGAFATFPGMRIVIPAFGDDIQGLMRSAFRAKGFTVILEPKFLYNNPWSKTKRLKDKVLIPFGKARTRRYGSDLSIISYGTTVHHSLLAAERLQNEYQISAEVLDLRSIRPLDTDAIIATVKKTNKVLIVHEDKVFGGFGGEIAALIAENCFEHLDAPIMRIGSTDTPVGFSKFLEEFTLPNAEKVFQAALKLSQY